A portion of the Stella humosa genome contains these proteins:
- the trmB gene encoding tRNA (guanosine(46)-N7)-methyltransferase TrmB: MEKADLENRRILYGRRQGRRLRTGQQALLADELGRIGMERPADGQRIDPATLFPAGCRSCWLEVGFGGGEHLAWQAAHHRDVGILGAEPFINGVVSLLAHVRREGLDNVRVLPDDARALIDALPDAAIARAFVLHPDPWPKARHHKRRFVARWNLDRLARVMADGAELRLATDDVDYLEWMLEHALDHPHFEWQAKGPEAWRERAEDWPVTRYEEKAVKEGRRSWRILLRRRQRPVEG, from the coding sequence TTGGAGAAGGCAGATCTGGAGAACAGGCGGATCCTGTACGGCCGGCGGCAGGGGCGCCGGCTGCGGACCGGGCAGCAGGCCCTGCTGGCCGACGAGCTGGGCCGCATCGGCATGGAGCGCCCCGCCGACGGGCAGCGCATCGACCCCGCCACGCTGTTCCCCGCCGGCTGCCGGTCATGCTGGCTGGAGGTGGGCTTCGGCGGGGGCGAGCATCTGGCCTGGCAGGCCGCCCACCATCGCGACGTCGGCATCCTCGGGGCCGAACCCTTCATCAACGGCGTCGTCAGCCTGCTGGCCCATGTCCGGCGCGAGGGGCTGGACAATGTGCGCGTGCTGCCCGACGACGCCCGCGCGCTCATCGATGCGCTGCCGGACGCTGCCATCGCGCGCGCCTTCGTCCTTCATCCCGACCCGTGGCCGAAGGCCCGCCACCACAAGCGCCGCTTCGTGGCGCGCTGGAATCTCGACCGCCTGGCCCGGGTCATGGCCGACGGGGCGGAGCTGCGGCTGGCCACCGACGACGTCGATTATCTGGAATGGATGCTGGAACACGCGCTCGACCATCCCCATTTCGAATGGCAGGCGAAGGGGCCGGAGGCGTGGCGGGAACGCGCCGAGGACTGGCCCGTCACCCGCTATGAAGAGAAGGCGGTGAAAGAGGGGCGCCGAAGCTGGCGTATCCTTCTGCGACGGCGGCAGAGGCCGGTCGAGGGATAG
- the rimP gene encoding ribosome maturation factor RimP: MAFEESATGRVAQEITPALEAMGYELVRVHLSGGASPTLQIMAERRDGAAMTVDDCAQISRDVSALLDVSDPIPTAYTLEVSSPGIDRPLVREADYARFAGFVARIETDAPVDGRRRFQGRMLGIEDGVVLVKTEKDMFRVPFARINRAKLVLTDDLIAATVPPAATN, encoded by the coding sequence ATGGCGTTTGAGGAGTCGGCAACCGGCCGGGTCGCGCAGGAAATCACTCCCGCCCTCGAGGCGATGGGATACGAACTCGTGCGAGTCCATCTTTCCGGCGGGGCCTCGCCGACCTTGCAGATCATGGCCGAGCGGCGGGACGGCGCGGCCATGACGGTCGACGACTGTGCCCAGATCAGCCGCGACGTCTCGGCCCTGCTCGATGTTTCCGACCCGATTCCGACCGCCTACACGCTGGAGGTCAGCTCGCCCGGGATCGATCGGCCGCTGGTGCGCGAGGCCGACTATGCGCGCTTCGCGGGCTTCGTCGCCCGGATCGAGACCGACGCCCCGGTCGACGGGCGCCGGCGCTTCCAGGGCCGTATGCTCGGCATCGAGGACGGCGTCGTGCTGGTGAAGACCGAGAAGGATATGTTCCGCGTACCGTTTGCGCGCATCAACCGGGCCAAGCTGGTGCTGACCGACGATCTGATCGCCGCGACCGTGCCGCCGGCCGCGACCAACTAG
- the nusA gene encoding transcription termination factor NusA has product MQAVATMFRPELLQVADTVARDKGIERDEVIEAMEQAIQKAGRSKYGQEYDIRAEIDRKSGEIRLIRCRTVAEEVENEATQVTVAQAQRIKAGAELGDVLTDPLPPIDFGRIAAQTAKQVIVQRVRDAERERQFGEFKDRVGEIVNGLVKRVEFGNVIVDLGRAEAILRRDELVPRESFRTGERVRAYIYDVRKETRGPQIFLSRTHPQFMAKLFAQEVPEIYDNIIEIKSVARDPGSRAKIAVISNDSGIDPVGACVGMRGSRVQAVVQELQGEKIDIIPWSPDPATFVVNALAPAEVAKVVLDEEQKRMEVVVPDEQLSLAIGRRGQNVRLASQLTGWDIDILTEAEESERRQEEFKSRSKMYIEALDVDDVIAHLLVTEGFSSVEEVAFAPPEDLAGIEGFDEDVALELQTRAQGFLERRDAEFNERRTAMGVEDAVAEIEGLTPQMLVALGEKGVKTLDDLGDLAGDELIDIVGKDALDEDGANAVIMAARAHWFEGEEAQPS; this is encoded by the coding sequence ATGCAAGCCGTAGCCACCATGTTCCGCCCGGAGCTGCTTCAGGTCGCCGACACCGTCGCTCGCGACAAGGGGATCGAGCGCGACGAGGTCATCGAGGCCATGGAGCAGGCGATCCAGAAGGCTGGCCGCTCCAAGTACGGGCAGGAATACGACATCCGCGCCGAGATCGACCGCAAGTCGGGCGAGATCCGCCTGATCCGCTGCCGCACCGTCGCCGAGGAGGTCGAGAACGAGGCCACCCAGGTCACCGTCGCCCAGGCGCAGCGGATCAAGGCCGGCGCCGAGCTGGGGGACGTGCTGACCGACCCCCTGCCGCCGATCGATTTCGGCCGCATCGCCGCCCAGACCGCCAAGCAGGTGATCGTGCAGCGCGTCCGCGACGCCGAGCGCGAGCGCCAGTTCGGCGAATTCAAGGACCGCGTCGGCGAGATCGTGAACGGCCTGGTCAAGCGGGTGGAGTTCGGCAACGTCATCGTCGACCTGGGCCGGGCCGAGGCGATCCTGCGCCGCGATGAGCTGGTCCCGCGCGAGAGCTTCCGTACCGGCGAGCGCGTGCGCGCCTACATCTACGATGTCCGCAAGGAGACGCGGGGACCGCAGATCTTCCTGTCGCGCACCCATCCGCAGTTCATGGCCAAGCTCTTCGCCCAGGAAGTGCCGGAGATCTACGACAACATCATCGAGATCAAGTCGGTCGCCCGCGACCCCGGCAGCCGCGCCAAGATCGCCGTCATCTCCAACGACAGCGGCATCGACCCGGTCGGCGCCTGCGTCGGCATGCGCGGCAGCCGCGTCCAGGCCGTCGTGCAGGAACTGCAGGGCGAGAAGATCGACATCATCCCCTGGTCGCCGGACCCGGCCACCTTCGTCGTCAATGCGCTGGCCCCGGCCGAGGTGGCCAAGGTCGTGCTCGACGAGGAACAGAAGCGGATGGAAGTGGTGGTGCCGGACGAGCAACTCAGCCTCGCCATCGGCCGCCGCGGCCAGAACGTGCGCCTGGCCTCGCAGCTGACCGGCTGGGACATCGACATCCTGACCGAGGCCGAGGAATCGGAGCGGCGCCAGGAAGAGTTCAAGAGCCGCTCGAAGATGTATATCGAGGCGCTCGACGTCGACGACGTCATCGCCCACCTGCTGGTCACCGAGGGCTTCAGCTCGGTCGAGGAAGTGGCGTTCGCGCCGCCCGAGGACCTGGCCGGGATCGAGGGCTTCGACGAGGACGTGGCGCTGGAACTGCAGACCCGTGCCCAGGGCTTCCTGGAGCGCCGCGATGCGGAGTTCAACGAGCGCCGCACGGCGATGGGCGTCGAGGACGCGGTCGCCGAGATCGAGGGGCTGACGCCGCAGATGCTGGTGGCGCTGGGCGAGAAAGGCGTGAAGACGCTCGACGACCTGGGCGACCTCGCCGGCGACGAGCTCATCGACATCGTCGGCAAGGATGCGCTCGACGAGGACGGTGCCAACGCCGTCATCATGGCCGCCCGCGCCCACTGGTTCGAAGGCGAGGAGGCCCAACCATCCTGA
- the infB gene encoding translation initiation factor IF-2, with translation MSETKDTDRKPLSLARPGKLELKKGADAGPAQVRQSFPHGRTKTVQVEVRKKRAAVPGESGRPEFAADGSLRRGGAPSRVLTAEERASRMSALQGAMKDEEARRQAEIDQSRRAEEDARRRAEEDAKRKVEEDAKRKVEEEAKRKAEEEAKRKAEEDVKRKAEEEERRKMAERAGNAAAAKAVALTAAGKITPESEDEARARRPGAGVALPAKRPAPPPPKRMEPRRRSGKITVTQALNTSEAERVRSMAAQRRAREKERRHQFDPSENQRIVRDVVVPETITVQELASRMAARSGEVIKTLMKMGVMATINQTIDADTAELVVTEFGHNIKRVSEADVEIGLKGEEDAPEVLVPRSPVVTVMGHVDHGKTSLLDAIRTTDVAAREAGGITQHIGAYQVTVSNGRKITFIDTPGHEAFTAMRARGATVTDVVVLVVAADDGVMPQTIEAIRHAQAAQVPMIVAINKIDRADANPDRVRTELLQHGIVVEKLGGEVLDVEVSAVKRTNIEKLEELILLQADLLDLKSNPQRPAEGVVIEAKLERGRGAVATVLIQRGTLRMGDVFVTGSEWGRARLLLDDRGEKIEVATPGMPVEVLGLNGVPLAGDDFSVVENESRARDVTVFRTRRRRDQVQAAGQRGTVEEMLSQIASGQAKELAIVVKSDVQGSLEAITGSLAKLATDEVAVRVLHAAVGGISESDVTLARASGGFIVGFNVRANPQARDLARRDGVDIRYYSIIYDVVDDVKAGLQGMLTPILRERFLGNAQILDVFNITKVGKVAGCRITEGTVKRGAKVRLLRDDVVIHEGSLKTLKRFKDEVREVKEGFECGMAFENYTDIQPGDIIECFEMEEVARQLG, from the coding sequence ATGAGCGAGACCAAGGACACCGATCGTAAGCCCCTGTCGCTGGCGCGCCCGGGCAAGCTCGAACTGAAGAAGGGTGCCGATGCCGGCCCCGCGCAGGTGCGCCAGAGCTTCCCGCACGGCCGGACCAAGACGGTCCAGGTCGAGGTGCGCAAGAAGCGCGCGGCGGTACCGGGCGAATCCGGCCGGCCCGAGTTCGCGGCCGACGGTTCGCTGCGTCGCGGCGGTGCGCCGTCGCGCGTCCTGACGGCCGAGGAGCGCGCATCGCGCATGAGCGCCCTCCAGGGCGCCATGAAGGACGAGGAGGCGCGTCGCCAGGCCGAGATCGACCAGTCGCGCCGCGCCGAAGAGGACGCGCGCCGCCGGGCCGAGGAAGACGCCAAGCGCAAGGTCGAGGAAGACGCCAAGCGCAAGGTCGAGGAAGAAGCCAAGCGCAAGGCCGAGGAAGAAGCCAAGCGCAAGGCCGAGGAAGACGTCAAGCGCAAGGCCGAGGAAGAAGAGCGCCGCAAGATGGCCGAGCGCGCGGGCAATGCCGCCGCGGCCAAGGCCGTGGCGCTGACGGCCGCCGGCAAGATCACGCCCGAGTCCGAGGACGAGGCCCGTGCCCGTCGGCCGGGCGCCGGCGTTGCCCTGCCGGCCAAGCGTCCGGCCCCGCCGCCGCCCAAGCGCATGGAGCCGCGCCGCCGGTCGGGCAAGATCACCGTGACGCAGGCGCTGAACACCAGCGAGGCCGAGCGGGTGCGCAGCATGGCCGCCCAGCGCCGTGCCCGCGAGAAGGAGCGCCGCCACCAGTTCGACCCGTCCGAGAACCAGCGGATCGTGCGCGACGTCGTCGTGCCCGAGACGATCACCGTGCAGGAGCTGGCAAGCCGCATGGCCGCCCGCTCGGGCGAGGTAATCAAGACGCTGATGAAGATGGGCGTCATGGCGACCATCAACCAGACGATCGACGCCGACACGGCCGAGCTGGTCGTGACCGAGTTCGGCCACAACATCAAGCGCGTGTCCGAGGCGGACGTCGAGATCGGCCTGAAGGGCGAGGAAGACGCGCCCGAGGTGCTGGTGCCGCGCTCGCCGGTCGTCACGGTCATGGGCCATGTCGATCACGGCAAGACCTCGCTGCTCGACGCCATCCGCACGACCGACGTGGCCGCGCGCGAGGCCGGCGGCATCACCCAGCATATCGGCGCCTACCAGGTGACGGTGTCGAACGGCCGCAAGATCACCTTCATCGACACGCCGGGCCATGAGGCGTTCACCGCCATGCGCGCCCGTGGCGCCACGGTGACCGACGTGGTCGTCCTGGTGGTCGCGGCCGATGACGGCGTCATGCCGCAGACGATCGAGGCGATCCGCCACGCCCAGGCGGCCCAGGTGCCGATGATCGTGGCGATCAACAAGATCGACCGTGCCGACGCCAACCCGGACCGGGTCCGCACCGAACTGCTGCAGCACGGCATCGTCGTCGAGAAGCTGGGCGGCGAAGTGCTGGACGTCGAGGTCTCGGCCGTCAAGCGCACCAACATCGAGAAGCTGGAGGAGCTGATCCTCCTGCAGGCCGACCTGCTCGACCTCAAGTCGAACCCGCAGCGCCCGGCCGAGGGCGTGGTCATCGAGGCCAAGCTCGAGCGCGGTCGCGGCGCGGTCGCCACGGTCCTGATCCAGCGCGGCACGCTGCGCATGGGCGACGTGTTCGTCACCGGCAGCGAGTGGGGCCGTGCCCGACTGCTGCTCGACGATCGCGGCGAGAAGATCGAGGTGGCGACGCCCGGCATGCCGGTCGAGGTCCTGGGTCTGAACGGCGTGCCGCTCGCCGGCGACGACTTCTCGGTGGTCGAGAACGAGAGCCGGGCGCGCGACGTCACCGTCTTCCGCACCCGCCGCCGTCGCGACCAGGTGCAGGCGGCCGGCCAGCGCGGCACGGTCGAGGAGATGCTGTCGCAGATCGCCAGCGGCCAGGCCAAGGAACTGGCGATCGTCGTCAAGTCCGACGTGCAGGGCTCGCTGGAGGCGATCACCGGCTCGCTCGCCAAGCTGGCGACCGACGAGGTGGCCGTCCGCGTGCTGCACGCGGCGGTCGGCGGCATCAGCGAATCGGACGTGACGCTGGCCCGGGCGTCGGGCGGCTTCATCGTCGGCTTCAACGTCCGCGCCAACCCGCAGGCCCGCGACCTGGCCCGCCGCGACGGCGTCGACATCCGCTACTACTCGATCATCTACGACGTGGTCGACGACGTGAAGGCCGGCCTGCAGGGGATGCTGACGCCGATCCTGCGCGAGCGCTTCCTCGGCAATGCGCAGATCCTGGATGTCTTCAACATCACCAAGGTCGGCAAGGTCGCCGGTTGCCGCATCACCGAAGGCACCGTCAAGCGCGGGGCGAAGGTTCGCCTGCTGCGCGACGACGTGGTCATCCACGAAGGCAGCCTGAAGACCCTGAAGCGCTTCAAGGACGAAGTCCGCGAAGTGAAGGAAGGGTTCGAGTGCGGCATGGCGTTCGAGAACTATACGGACATCCAGCCGGGCGACATCATCGAGTGCTTCGAGATGGAGGAGGTGGCCCGCCAGCTCGGCTGA
- a CDS encoding RNA-binding protein, translating into MPEGEDFPDKGPLRRCFVTYRTLPKEQMVRFVVGPDSSVVPDIAEKLPGRGLWLTASRDIVSRAVARRLFGKAAKAAVTVPADLADRVEARLVARCLDLVGMARRAGRSVAGFEKVRSWLGEGRVALIIEASDAGPHGVAKLGRQLGDCPVSRVLTADELGQAFARDRIVHVAISAGRLAKALKTDTDRLAGFRQSGSAGPVDGRPDGGHSGEAGGSEERIK; encoded by the coding sequence GTGCCCGAGGGGGAGGACTTCCCCGACAAGGGTCCGTTGCGCCGCTGCTTCGTCACCTATCGGACCCTGCCCAAGGAGCAGATGGTGCGGTTCGTGGTGGGGCCGGATTCGTCGGTCGTGCCCGACATCGCCGAAAAGTTGCCGGGCCGGGGTTTGTGGTTGACGGCGTCGCGGGATATAGTCTCGCGCGCGGTGGCCCGACGCCTGTTCGGCAAGGCGGCCAAGGCCGCGGTAACGGTTCCGGCCGACCTGGCGGACCGGGTCGAGGCGCGCCTGGTGGCGCGGTGCCTGGATCTGGTCGGCATGGCGCGTCGGGCAGGCAGGTCGGTCGCCGGATTCGAGAAGGTCCGGAGCTGGCTGGGCGAGGGGCGTGTGGCCCTCATCATAGAAGCAAGCGATGCCGGGCCGCACGGCGTGGCAAAGCTCGGTCGGCAGCTAGGTGATTGTCCCGTGTCTCGGGTGCTGACCGCGGACGAACTGGGACAGGCATTCGCGCGCGATCGGATCGTCCATGTGGCGATCTCGGCCGGGCGACTGGCAAAGGCGTTGAAGACGGATACGGATCGGCTGGCTGGCTTCCGCCAGAGCGGATCGGCGGGTCCGGTCGATGGTCGGCCGGACGGCGGGCATTCGGGCGAAGCGGGCGGAAGCGAAGAACGGATCAAATGA